Within the Planctomonas sp. JC2975 genome, the region GGAGGTGCGATGGTTCGAATCGATTCGAGAGCCTTCGATACGCTACGCGTCGCGGTCGGGGTGTGCAAGGGAGTGGTTGCGCCCCCTGCTCTACCGCTCTACCGCTCTGCCGTGCCGCCGCACTGTCCCGAGTGCCCACCGGCCGCGGCGCCCCATGCCACCGCCAGCCGCCCCGTCCCCCGTGCCCAGCACCCGCCTCGTCCCACACCACCCACGTGCCGTCCAGCCGCACCACCCCGCGCCCACCAACCGCCCCGCCCCTGCCCACCAGCCGCACCACCCCAGGGCCACCAGCCGCACCCCACCCTGCCTCCCGTTTTCAGGACATGCCGCGAGACGTCGACGTAGTCGGCCCGTCTCGCCGCATGTCCTGAATACGGTCGGTGCGAGCAGGGAGGGCGAGGCCGGTTTCCGGCGAGAAGCGGCGGGTTTCCCGCGAGAAGCGACGGGTTTCCCGCGAGAGGCGACGGGTTTCCCGCGAGAGGCGACTCGGATTCGTGCGAGACGCAAACTGGTTTCGCGCGAGACGCGACTCGGTTTTCCGGGTGTGGTTGACTCGCGTTCGTGACGAGCGCGGCGCCGGGGCAGCATCCATCCGACACTGACGGGCGGAGGGGCGGTTCGCGTCACCGGTCACGACTGTTGTTCCTGCGCGACCTGGCCATCATCGTCGTGGTCGCGCTGCTGGCGTCGTTCCTGATCAAGACCTTCCTGGTGCGATCGTTCTACATCCCGTCCGGGTCGATGGAGAACACTCTCCAGATCAACGACCTGATCCTCGTCAACGAGCTCGAACCGGGTCTGGTTCCTATCCACCGCGGCGATGTCGTCGTGTTCACCGATCCCGGCGGCTGGCTGCCCGCCTCGCAGGAGAAGCCGAACACGAATCCCATCGAGTGGGCGCTCTCCTTGATCGGGCTGGCCGCACCCGATAGCGACGACCACCTCGTCAAGCGTGTCATCGGGCTTCCCGGCGACCGCGTGACGTGCTGCAACGCTCTCGGACAACTGACCGTGAACGGATCGCC harbors:
- the lepB gene encoding signal peptidase I, producing the protein MLFLRDLAIIVVVALLASFLIKTFLVRSFYIPSGSMENTLQINDLILVNELEPGLVPIHRGDVVVFTDPGGWLPASQEKPNTNPIEWALSLIGLAAPDSDDHLVKRVIGLPGDRVTCCNALGQLTVNGSPLVEPYAVIPAGDTDAGAVHFDVTVPKGELWVMGDNRYDSQDSSLNQNLPGHGFVPESDVVGRAIIVSWPVSHWSWLSDYPNTFRAVSAPASSG